One genomic region from Gemmatimonadota bacterium encodes:
- a CDS encoding asparagine synthetase B, translating into MRSLAGTVSRTSRAVALALIALSGAAAGARAQHVLVPMDAAQANHLKAYGLTYWSLVQGFEAEWLLNYRGGSFLLEDRAAVRREAALRGVSIERAGAADVARIRAEVAGANMESVILEKAPDIAVYTPGSADPWDDAVTLALSYAEIPYDRIWDPAVLDGRLNDYDWLHLHHEDFTGQYSKFYINYAGTPWLQDDVRRNEEVARRYGFPHVPAVKKQVAARIRDYVAQGGFLFAMCTATETVELAMAGGGTDIAAAFSDGSPMDPNASARMRWELAMAFTGATLQTNPGVSAFSDIDGHQVNTPWREPLGAFSLFDFSAKFDPVPSMLTQNHETVIPDYYGLTTSFRLERLKPGVIVLAEEEGSPWAKYIHGTFGEGTWTYLGGHDPEDPQHQIGDAPTDLDLHRHSPGYRLILNNVLFPAARKKTLKT; encoded by the coding sequence ATGAGAAGCCTCGCAGGTACCGTGTCCCGAACCTCCCGCGCGGTCGCGCTCGCCCTGATCGCCCTGTCGGGCGCGGCCGCCGGCGCGCGCGCGCAGCACGTGCTGGTGCCCATGGACGCTGCCCAGGCGAACCACCTGAAGGCCTACGGGCTGACCTATTGGTCGCTCGTGCAGGGCTTCGAGGCCGAGTGGCTGCTGAACTACCGCGGCGGCTCGTTCTTGCTGGAGGACCGCGCAGCGGTGCGCCGCGAGGCAGCGCTCAGGGGTGTGTCCATCGAGCGCGCGGGCGCGGCCGACGTGGCGCGCATCCGGGCCGAAGTGGCGGGCGCGAACATGGAGTCGGTGATCCTGGAGAAGGCGCCCGACATTGCCGTCTACACGCCCGGATCGGCCGACCCCTGGGACGACGCCGTGACGCTCGCGCTGTCCTACGCCGAGATCCCCTACGACCGGATCTGGGACCCCGCGGTGCTGGACGGTCGCCTGAACGACTACGACTGGCTGCACCTGCACCACGAGGACTTCACCGGCCAGTACTCCAAGTTCTACATCAACTACGCTGGCACCCCGTGGCTGCAGGACGACGTGCGCCGGAACGAAGAGGTGGCGCGCCGCTACGGCTTCCCGCACGTGCCCGCGGTGAAGAAGCAGGTCGCGGCCCGCATCCGCGACTACGTGGCGCAGGGAGGCTTCCTGTTCGCGATGTGCACCGCGACCGAAACGGTCGAGCTGGCGATGGCGGGTGGCGGGACCGACATCGCGGCGGCGTTCAGCGACGGTTCGCCGATGGACCCGAACGCGTCGGCACGGATGCGCTGGGAGCTGGCCATGGCCTTCACCGGCGCGACCCTCCAGACCAACCCCGGGGTGAGCGCGTTCAGCGACATAGACGGCCACCAGGTCAACACGCCGTGGCGAGAGCCCCTGGGGGCGTTCTCGCTCTTCGACTTCAGCGCCAAGTTCGACCCGGTCCCGTCCATGCTGACGCAGAACCACGAAACGGTGATCCCCGACTACTACGGACTGACCACCTCGTTTCGGCTCGAGCGCCTGAAGCCGGGCGTGATCGTGCTCGCCGAGGAGGAGGGGTCGCCGTGGGCCAAGTACATCCACGGCACCTTCGGCGAGGGGACCTGGACGTACCTCGGTGGGCACGACCCGGAGGACCCGCAGCACCAGATCGGTGACGCCCCCACGGACCTGGATCTGCACCGGCACTCGCCGGGCTATCGCCTGATCCTCAACAACGTTCTATTCCCGGCCGCGCGGAAGAAAACGCTCAAGACCTGA
- a CDS encoding aminotransferase class I/II-fold pyridoxal phosphate-dependent enzyme, giving the protein MPQRSERYLSFPDYPLADVPELKRRLRSEGRDVIDLGAGDARLAPPPEAVRALADAAAEPSMSRYGFQLGLPAFRAAVAAWMRRRFAVTLDPFAEVLPLIGSKEGIAHLAFAYLEPGDATILPDPGYQPYRGGTLLAGAEPVALPLRPENDFLLPFRDVDSDTCARAKILYLNYPNNPTAAIAPRAYLEDAVAFCHEHDILLVYDNAYSEIAFDGYVPPSILEIDGARETAVEFHSMSKTYNMTGWRLGWAAGAREAVSALARVKTFVDTGVFLAVQAAGAATLADSADWAAANVDEFRARRDAAAAALAGAGFDVSVPRATMYLWVPVPGGEPSEAFARRALLEEAVVVMPGAALGAGGEGFFRIALTEGAARLAEAGERLGRVAHVVVQRGG; this is encoded by the coding sequence ATGCCGCAGCGCTCGGAGCGCTATCTGTCGTTCCCCGACTACCCGCTGGCGGACGTCCCCGAGTTGAAGCGGCGGCTGCGCTCCGAAGGCCGGGACGTGATCGACCTGGGCGCCGGCGACGCCCGGCTCGCGCCGCCGCCCGAGGCCGTCCGCGCGCTGGCGGACGCCGCCGCGGAGCCGTCTATGAGCCGCTACGGCTTCCAGCTCGGCCTGCCCGCGTTCCGCGCGGCGGTCGCGGCGTGGATGCGGCGCCGGTTCGCGGTGACGTTGGATCCGTTCGCCGAGGTCCTGCCGCTGATCGGCTCGAAGGAGGGCATCGCGCACCTGGCCTTCGCGTACCTGGAACCCGGCGACGCGACGATCCTCCCCGACCCCGGATACCAGCCCTACCGGGGCGGCACGCTGCTGGCCGGGGCGGAGCCGGTGGCGCTGCCTCTGCGACCCGAGAACGACTTCCTGCTGCCGTTCCGCGACGTGGACTCGGACACGTGCGCGCGGGCGAAGATCCTGTACCTGAACTACCCCAACAATCCAACCGCCGCGATAGCGCCGCGCGCGTACCTGGAGGACGCCGTGGCGTTCTGCCACGAGCACGACATCCTGCTCGTCTACGACAACGCCTACAGCGAGATCGCCTTTGACGGCTACGTTCCACCGAGCATCCTGGAGATCGACGGCGCGCGCGAGACGGCAGTCGAATTCCACTCCATGTCCAAGACGTACAACATGACCGGGTGGCGCCTGGGCTGGGCGGCCGGGGCGCGCGAGGCCGTGTCCGCGCTCGCGCGCGTCAAGACGTTCGTGGACACGGGCGTGTTCCTCGCGGTGCAGGCGGCGGGGGCGGCCACGCTGGCGGACTCCGCGGACTGGGCCGCGGCCAACGTGGACGAGTTTCGCGCGCGCCGCGACGCGGCGGCCGCGGCCCTGGCTGGCGCCGGTTTCGACGTGAGCGTGCCGCGCGCGACCATGTACTTGTGGGTGCCCGTGCCGGGCGGCGAGCCGTCGGAGGCGTTCGCGCGCAGGGCGCTGCTGGAAGAGGCCGTGGTGGTGATGCCGGGCGCCGCGCTGGGCGCGGGTGGCGAGGGCTTCTTCCGGATCGCCCTCACGGAGGGCGCCGCGCGCCTCGCCGAGGCCGGCGAGCGACTGGGCCGCGTCGCGCACGTGGTCGTTCAGCGCGGGGGGTGA
- a CDS encoding BON domain-containing protein codes for MSPAIRAAAETEARVRRALAEPGIAAITLRVSALTPRIVQLTGLVTSPDAAREAVRRARAVAAVDVVVDRLEVAS; via the coding sequence GTGAGCCCGGCGATCCGCGCCGCCGCCGAGACCGAAGCGCGCGTGCGCCGCGCGCTGGCGGAGCCGGGCATCGCGGCCATAACCCTGCGCGTCAGCGCGCTCACGCCGCGCATAGTGCAGCTCACCGGCCTGGTGACGAGCCCGGACGCGGCGCGCGAGGCGGTCCGGCGCGCGCGTGCGGTGGCCGCCGTGGACGTCGTGGTGGATCGTCTCGAGGTCGCGTCGTGA
- a CDS encoding valine--tRNA ligase: MTQPLPPQYDPKTFEADLYSTWEERGYFGAAPADAATRDPYVIVIPPPNVTSVLHMGHGLNNTIQDVLVRWRRMQGRLALWVPGTDHAGIATQNVVERQLADEGKSRHEVGREAFEARVWDWVGQTGPRILGQLKAIGASCDWTRTAFTLDEGLSRAVREVFVRLHEKGLVYRGRYIINWCPRCLTALSNEEAEAHDTDGHLWHLRYPFPAGTDAPGLPTLADGRPYLVVATTRPETMLGDTAVAVHPADGRYAAVVGAEVELPLTGRRIPVVGDEWADPEFGSGAVKVTPAHDPNDFDVGQRHGLEALEVLTEAGVTNDNAPEEFRGLDRFEARDRVVSALREQGLLDAVEDHAHSVPRCYRCGTVVEPRLSLQWFVRMKPLAEPALAASREGRVRFTPARWKKVYEHWLENIRDWCISRQLWWGHRIPVWYCACGEMVVARQDPDACPACGSAELEQDADVLDTWFSSWLWPFSTLGWPDDTDDLRAFYPTHTLSTAPEILFFWVARMIMAGLEFMGEEPFSDVYLHATVRDQLGRKMSKSLGNGIDPLEVVELYGADALRYTVVAAAGVGTDVQLNPDDLEGSFSPGRNFANKLWNMGRFALMNLAERDIRPLEEARGDLELADRWILSRLAEASAEATRNLEEFRFHDYASTTYHFLWGEVADWYIELIKPRLDDEAEGASRAAALATLVHVLDAGLRLLHPIMPFVTEALWLNLPLPAGDRPESLVVAPWPEREPRDTDAEEQLGALIELIGSIRTARAEYNVPPSQPVAVHLTDASAGLRAALEGEPRALARLARAEPADGGLSGAGAHDVLKDGTGVFVPLADVIDLGRERSRLSAELERIGGQRRAAEGRLANESFTGRAPADVVEREREKAVSFREQEERLSEKLQALG, encoded by the coding sequence ATGACCCAGCCGCTCCCTCCACAGTACGACCCCAAGACCTTCGAGGCCGACCTGTACTCCACGTGGGAGGAGCGCGGGTACTTCGGCGCCGCGCCCGCCGACGCGGCCACGCGGGACCCGTACGTGATCGTCATACCGCCGCCCAACGTCACGTCGGTGCTGCACATGGGACACGGCCTGAACAACACCATCCAGGACGTGCTCGTCCGCTGGCGCCGCATGCAGGGCAGGCTGGCGCTGTGGGTGCCCGGCACCGACCACGCCGGCATCGCGACCCAGAACGTCGTCGAGCGCCAACTCGCCGACGAGGGCAAGTCGCGGCACGAAGTGGGCCGGGAGGCGTTCGAGGCGCGCGTCTGGGATTGGGTGGGCCAGACCGGCCCGCGCATCCTGGGGCAACTGAAGGCGATCGGCGCGTCGTGCGACTGGACGCGCACCGCGTTCACCCTGGACGAGGGGCTGTCCCGGGCGGTGCGCGAGGTGTTCGTGCGCCTCCACGAGAAGGGCCTCGTCTACCGCGGCCGCTACATCATCAACTGGTGCCCGCGCTGCCTGACCGCGCTTTCGAACGAGGAGGCCGAGGCGCACGACACCGACGGACACCTGTGGCACCTGCGCTACCCGTTCCCGGCGGGCACCGACGCGCCCGGGTTGCCGACGCTCGCCGACGGCCGCCCCTACCTGGTGGTGGCCACCACCAGGCCGGAGACGATGCTGGGCGACACCGCGGTCGCGGTGCACCCCGCGGACGGCCGTTACGCGGCCGTCGTGGGCGCCGAGGTGGAGCTGCCGCTCACGGGCCGGCGCATCCCCGTGGTCGGCGACGAGTGGGCGGACCCCGAGTTCGGCAGCGGCGCGGTGAAGGTGACGCCGGCGCACGATCCCAACGACTTCGATGTGGGCCAGCGGCACGGCCTGGAGGCGCTCGAAGTCCTCACCGAGGCCGGCGTAACCAACGACAACGCCCCCGAGGAATTCCGCGGGCTGGACCGCTTCGAGGCGCGCGACAGGGTGGTGTCTGCACTGCGCGAGCAGGGGCTGCTGGACGCCGTAGAGGACCACGCGCACTCGGTGCCGCGCTGCTACCGCTGCGGTACCGTGGTCGAGCCGCGCCTGTCGCTGCAGTGGTTCGTGCGCATGAAGCCCCTCGCGGAGCCCGCGTTGGCTGCCTCGCGCGAAGGCCGCGTGCGCTTCACGCCGGCGCGCTGGAAGAAGGTCTACGAGCACTGGCTGGAGAACATCCGCGACTGGTGCATCTCCAGACAACTGTGGTGGGGGCACAGGATCCCGGTGTGGTACTGCGCCTGCGGCGAGATGGTGGTGGCGCGCCAGGACCCCGACGCGTGTCCGGCGTGCGGCTCCGCGGAGCTGGAGCAGGACGCGGACGTGCTGGACACCTGGTTCAGCTCCTGGCTGTGGCCGTTCTCGACCCTGGGCTGGCCCGACGATACCGATGACCTGCGCGCGTTCTACCCCACCCACACGCTCAGCACCGCGCCCGAGATCCTGTTCTTCTGGGTGGCGCGGATGATCATGGCTGGCCTGGAGTTCATGGGCGAAGAGCCGTTCAGCGACGTCTACCTGCACGCCACGGTGCGGGACCAGCTCGGGCGCAAGATGTCCAAGTCGCTCGGCAACGGCATCGACCCGCTGGAGGTGGTGGAGCTGTACGGCGCGGACGCGCTGCGCTACACCGTCGTGGCCGCGGCCGGAGTGGGTACAGACGTGCAACTGAACCCCGACGACCTGGAGGGTTCGTTCTCTCCGGGGCGGAACTTCGCCAACAAGCTCTGGAACATGGGGCGGTTCGCGCTCATGAACCTGGCGGAGCGCGACATCCGTCCGCTCGAGGAGGCGCGCGGCGACCTGGAGCTCGCCGACCGCTGGATCCTGTCGCGGCTCGCCGAGGCGAGCGCCGAAGCCACCCGCAACCTGGAGGAGTTCCGCTTCCACGACTACGCCTCCACCACCTACCACTTCCTGTGGGGCGAGGTCGCGGACTGGTACATCGAGCTCATCAAGCCCCGGCTGGACGACGAGGCGGAGGGCGCTTCGCGCGCCGCCGCTCTGGCGACGCTGGTGCACGTGCTCGACGCGGGGCTGCGCCTGCTCCACCCCATCATGCCCTTCGTGACCGAGGCGCTGTGGCTCAACCTACCGCTGCCCGCGGGCGATCGGCCCGAGTCGCTGGTGGTGGCGCCCTGGCCCGAACGCGAGCCCCGCGACACCGACGCCGAGGAGCAGTTGGGCGCGCTGATCGAGCTCATCGGCTCCATCCGGACAGCGCGCGCAGAGTACAACGTGCCGCCCTCCCAGCCGGTCGCGGTGCACCTCACCGACGCCTCGGCGGGGCTGCGCGCGGCGCTCGAGGGGGAGCCCCGCGCGCTGGCGCGACTGGCGCGCGCCGAGCCCGCCGACGGCGGCCTCTCGGGGGCCGGAGCGCACGACGTCCTGAAGGACGGCACGGGCGTGTTCGTGCCGCTCGCCGACGTCATCGACCTGGGCAGGGAGCGCAGCCGCCTGAGCGCCGAGCTGGAGCGCATCGGCGGACAACGCCGGGCGGCCGAAGGGCGCCTGGCCAACGAGTCGTTCACCGGGCGCGCGCCGGCGGACGTGGTGGAACGCGAGCGGGAGAAGGCCGTCAGCTTCCGCGAGCAGGAGGAGCGCCTGTCCGAGAAGCTGCAGGCCCTGGGATGA